The Polycladomyces zharkentensis genome includes a window with the following:
- a CDS encoding GerAB/ArcD/ProY family transporter produces the protein MNASSKQMTQKTVSTYQAFALIVSAMVGIGVLSMPQGVAKDAGPDGVWIFPLAGLLVAFGTFLVTKLGQRFPGLHFVQYIPRILGSKRSPWLGKIMAAPLIIIGVLLWLVTSALVSRLFGEGLVTVTLQRTPIQFIIFTLIAVGAVVSAQRTEVIARFNEFLLPFLFIPFVLNLFTWLQRGELENLFPLFQVEPKQILRGLLTSFFSFAGFEFVLNYMPDYQRPQKAMIGHMTGIAVVTVLYWTTFMASLAAFGQFELVRMIWPTYELVKILSIPGNILERLESAILTVWMIAVFTTLIIGFNTVINTIMVAFRWPDRYRKWIALGCVPLLYVIAVWPPDLKTAFLVRDWIGIGLVSYAVFGSALLLLIAVIRKIKGGTGDVASS, from the coding sequence GTGAACGCTTCATCCAAGCAAATGACGCAAAAGACGGTTTCCACCTATCAAGCCTTCGCCTTGATTGTCTCTGCCATGGTCGGGATCGGGGTGCTGTCCATGCCGCAGGGGGTCGCCAAGGATGCGGGACCGGACGGGGTGTGGATCTTCCCGTTGGCCGGACTGTTGGTCGCTTTCGGGACTTTTTTGGTTACAAAACTGGGACAACGGTTTCCCGGTCTGCACTTTGTCCAATACATTCCCCGCATTCTCGGTAGCAAGCGGTCTCCTTGGTTGGGCAAAATCATGGCGGCTCCGTTGATCATCATCGGCGTGCTTCTCTGGTTGGTGACATCCGCCTTGGTCAGCCGCCTGTTTGGCGAAGGTCTGGTCACCGTGACTTTGCAACGAACACCTATTCAATTCATCATTTTTACTCTGATCGCGGTGGGAGCTGTCGTTTCGGCCCAACGAACGGAAGTAATCGCACGGTTCAACGAGTTTTTGTTACCCTTTTTGTTCATTCCGTTTGTGTTGAATCTCTTTACCTGGTTGCAGCGGGGTGAATTGGAAAACCTGTTTCCGTTGTTTCAAGTCGAACCGAAACAAATACTGCGTGGTTTGTTGACCAGCTTTTTCTCTTTTGCCGGATTTGAGTTTGTGCTCAACTATATGCCCGATTACCAACGGCCCCAAAAAGCGATGATCGGACATATGACAGGTATTGCCGTTGTGACGGTATTGTATTGGACCACTTTCATGGCTTCGCTCGCCGCATTCGGCCAGTTTGAACTGGTGCGTATGATCTGGCCCACGTACGAATTGGTCAAGATACTCAGTATTCCCGGCAATATACTGGAACGGTTGGAATCAGCAATCCTCACCGTTTGGATGATTGCTGTGTTCACCACCTTGATCATCGGTTTCAATACGGTTATCAATACGATCATGGTGGCGTTTCGATGGCCGGATCGGTATCGCAAATGGATCGCCTTGGGATGCGTCCCCCTCTTGTATGTGATCGCAGTCTGGCCACCTGATTTGAAGACCGCGTTTCTCGTGCGGGATTGGATCGGAATCGGATTGGTTTCATACGCCGTTTTTGGTTCCGCTCTTTTGTTACTTATTGCCGTCATTCGCAAGATCAAAGGGGGGACCGGGGATGTGGCATCCTCATAA
- the fmt gene encoding methionyl-tRNA formyltransferase: MGTPDFAVPSLQMLVEKAYPIVGVVTQPDRPKGRKQVLTPPPVKTAALSCGIPVFQPEKLRDPAALEEILALKPDLVVTAAYGQLLPSALLEAPRWGCINVHASLLPKYRGGAPIHHALINGEKETGVTIMYMVERLDAGDILSQRAIPIEETDHVGSLHDKLSRLGAELLAETIPALLAGEIQPVPQDESQVTYAPNIRREDERIDWSQSARAIFNRVRGLHPWPVAFTTWQEKPLKIWWAEVADVRHDAEPGTVLNVGMDGITVAAGKGAVVIQELQPYGKKRMTAAEFVRGRNMEPGERLGDGE, from the coding sequence ATGGGCACCCCGGATTTCGCGGTGCCTTCTTTGCAGATGCTGGTAGAAAAAGCCTATCCGATCGTCGGAGTTGTGACGCAACCCGATCGTCCCAAGGGACGCAAACAAGTGTTGACCCCGCCGCCCGTCAAAACGGCGGCGCTCTCTTGCGGCATCCCTGTCTTTCAACCGGAAAAATTGCGCGATCCGGCAGCTTTGGAGGAGATTTTGGCACTGAAGCCGGACCTGGTGGTCACCGCCGCCTATGGACAACTGCTGCCGTCCGCATTGCTGGAAGCGCCGCGATGGGGATGCATTAACGTACACGCCTCGCTGTTGCCCAAATACCGGGGTGGGGCGCCGATCCACCATGCGTTGATCAATGGTGAAAAAGAGACGGGGGTCACCATCATGTATATGGTGGAGCGGTTGGATGCCGGCGATATTTTGTCACAACGGGCCATCCCGATCGAAGAAACGGATCACGTCGGTTCGCTGCACGACAAATTGAGCCGATTGGGAGCAGAGCTGTTGGCGGAGACGATCCCCGCACTGTTGGCGGGTGAGATCCAACCGGTGCCTCAGGACGAATCCCAGGTTACATATGCACCCAACATTCGGCGTGAGGACGAGCGGATTGATTGGTCACAGTCGGCCCGTGCCATATTCAACCGGGTCCGCGGTTTGCACCCTTGGCCGGTGGCATTTACGACATGGCAGGAAAAACCGTTGAAAATTTGGTGGGCCGAGGTCGCCGACGTCCGGCATGACGCGGAGCCGGGAACGGTGCTGAACGTCGGGATGGACGGTATTACCGTTGCCGCCGGGAAAGGAGCTGTCGTCATCCAAGAGTTGCAACCGTACGGCAAGAAACGGATGACAGCGGCGGAATTTGTGCGCGGTCGCAACATGGAGCCGGGTGAACGTTTGGGGGACGGGGAATGA
- a CDS encoding GAF domain-containing protein: MTKVVKRTVDMDLELIAKVIISNPLLTYGLLALMITVAVVFVWRAKKGDRIALWGIVIEPNKTIHELKDSNERMSQEFKRAQMVIESIKTLSEEIAAVLCGSQTDFERQRRAIYTYFLSQLVAVMTVNKANNPRVCVFISAGDGTLKVHEAALHTPEGMKKLRLPIDDSAAGYTYRTGEVYFSGDIHSPGNRFKAHPKAHKVYHSLICVPIKTGERVIGILSVTGDEQKTYSDAEKMYLQAFANVLAPLLHLELHGFPIEQTKEADEHETVAAPT, translated from the coding sequence ATGACAAAGGTGGTGAAACGGACGGTGGATATGGATCTGGAATTGATCGCAAAAGTGATCATCAGCAATCCGTTGCTCACCTACGGTTTGCTCGCATTGATGATCACGGTGGCTGTCGTGTTCGTGTGGCGGGCAAAAAAGGGGGACCGAATTGCACTCTGGGGAATTGTCATCGAACCGAATAAAACGATCCATGAATTGAAGGATTCCAACGAACGCATGTCCCAAGAATTCAAGCGTGCCCAGATGGTGATCGAATCAATCAAGACGCTGTCCGAGGAAATTGCCGCTGTTCTTTGCGGTTCCCAAACGGATTTTGAACGTCAACGAAGAGCCATCTATACGTATTTTCTCTCTCAACTCGTCGCCGTCATGACCGTGAACAAGGCCAACAACCCGCGGGTTTGCGTATTTATTTCCGCCGGTGACGGTACGCTCAAAGTACATGAAGCCGCGCTGCACACACCGGAGGGAATGAAGAAATTGCGGTTGCCGATCGACGATTCAGCAGCAGGGTATACATACCGTACGGGCGAAGTCTATTTTTCCGGCGACATCCATTCACCAGGCAACCGATTCAAAGCCCATCCCAAAGCGCATAAAGTGTATCATTCCCTGATTTGCGTGCCGATCAAGACGGGAGAGCGGGTCATCGGCATCCTCAGTGTGACGGGAGATGAGCAGAAAACGTACTCGGATGCGGAAAAAATGTATTTGCAGGCATTTGCCAATGTCCTGGCGCCCTTGTTGCATCTGGAATTGCACGGTTTCCCGATAGAGCAGACGAAGGAAGCCGATGAACACGAAACGGTGGCGGCACCAACCTGA
- a CDS encoding GerAB/ArcD/ProY family transporter encodes MAGNRNKEEIRSINPHQARAILTATMVGVGVLTLPRSVAIPLKTGGVWAVLVAGVLNAVPIYLITVLGRMFPGQTLVQYISQVVGFKNRPGLSKMISFLFVLPLGLFLLLSISIVTRYFAEVVKTAVLINTPIEVTMITLLFTAAVVASNHLGVIARLSELLLLILYMPGLLLIFAGIQEGSIENLMPLFSFSGRELVQGVLASSYSFQGYIVALIFMGYYQQPKKSLRPHMISISVVTLGYAVTVLVTLATLGSFEAIRIMWPTLEVFKLTEFPGDIFERIESAVLAVWVVAVFTTVKNLYGAVVDIMMRYANCRERFRPWISFAVVPIAYLLGMWPNNVFDVFRFSDIIGSYGLILSFAIPILLLLIAWLRRLGSRREQMQT; translated from the coding sequence ATGGCAGGAAATCGCAACAAGGAAGAAATTCGTTCGATTAACCCGCATCAAGCGCGGGCAATATTGACCGCCACCATGGTGGGTGTGGGAGTACTCACCTTGCCTCGCAGTGTGGCCATTCCGCTGAAGACGGGAGGCGTGTGGGCAGTTTTGGTGGCGGGTGTTCTCAATGCCGTGCCCATCTATCTCATTACGGTATTGGGACGGATGTTTCCCGGACAGACATTGGTGCAGTACATCTCGCAGGTGGTAGGCTTCAAAAATCGCCCTGGGCTGTCCAAAATGATTTCCTTCCTGTTCGTCCTGCCACTCGGTCTGTTTTTACTGTTATCCATTTCCATTGTGACGCGATATTTCGCCGAAGTGGTGAAAACCGCAGTGCTGATCAACACTCCCATTGAAGTCACGATGATTACATTATTGTTCACAGCGGCCGTGGTCGCAAGCAATCACTTAGGGGTTATTGCCCGTTTGAGTGAGCTTCTCCTTCTTATCTTGTATATGCCCGGTCTCCTCCTTATCTTCGCTGGAATACAAGAGGGAAGTATTGAGAACCTCATGCCGTTGTTTTCTTTCAGTGGGAGGGAATTGGTTCAGGGAGTACTGGCTTCTTCCTATTCGTTTCAGGGATATATCGTCGCTTTGATTTTCATGGGATATTACCAGCAGCCCAAAAAATCGCTCCGCCCCCACATGATATCCATATCTGTGGTTACATTAGGATACGCTGTTACCGTATTGGTGACGTTGGCCACATTGGGTTCATTTGAAGCCATTCGGATAATGTGGCCTACACTTGAGGTTTTCAAACTCACGGAATTTCCTGGGGATATTTTTGAACGGATCGAATCGGCAGTGCTGGCTGTGTGGGTGGTGGCCGTCTTCACGACAGTCAAAAATTTGTACGGAGCTGTGGTGGACATAATGATGAGGTATGCCAACTGTCGGGAAAGATTCCGCCCATGGATCTCGTTTGCTGTTGTACCTATAGCGTATCTGCTGGGTATGTGGCCGAACAATGTCTTCGATGTGTTCCGATTTTCCGATATTATAGGTAGCTATGGACTGATATTGTCTTTTGCGATTCCCATTCTGCTGTTGCTGATCGCCTGGTTACGCCGGTTGGGGAGCCGGCGGGAGCAGATGCAAACATGA
- a CDS encoding spore germination protein, which yields MIMEKQGNKWTRKRTIKKAEKLEKRAEKKVKDRVNDTAVTADAEKNAQYMVKLLGDSADVISRIFTIQYTPDRKAAVLYIDGLVNMAIVDQFILHPLMVEGERLKVKTDLWQMVNESLVQTGEMKQSTKMQEIVNGLLSGDTILFVDGYDTGLIIGTRGWEKRGVDEPRAEAVIRGPREGLTETIRINTSMIRRRLKDPDLRLKNYMVGKRTKTNVSIFYIEGVADPKVVQEVEKRIQNIQIDGVLESGYIEELIQDQIWTPFPQLQNTERPDVVVGHLLEGKVAILVDGTPNTLIAPAVFTQFYYSPEDYYERYLITSFLRMIRLLSLLIALLLPALYIAFVSFHPEMIPSKLAIAMAAGRATVPFPSIVEALIMETSVEVLREASIRLPGPIGPTIGIVGALVIGDAAVSAGLVSPAMVIIVGLTTISSYANPYYNAAISLRLIRFPLMIVAALLGLYGIMLALMLMLLHLVKLKSFGVPYLAPFSPINWTDLKDTLIRVPWQLMKHRPKLMKPGDTQRQEEGGSKT from the coding sequence ATGATCATGGAAAAACAGGGGAACAAATGGACACGCAAACGGACGATCAAAAAAGCGGAAAAACTGGAGAAGCGAGCGGAGAAAAAGGTAAAGGATCGGGTGAACGATACCGCCGTGACAGCGGATGCAGAGAAGAACGCCCAATATATGGTCAAATTGTTGGGGGACAGTGCGGATGTGATCTCACGCATTTTCACCATTCAATACACACCTGACCGGAAAGCGGCCGTTTTGTACATCGACGGTCTTGTTAATATGGCGATTGTCGATCAGTTCATTCTTCATCCGTTGATGGTGGAAGGGGAACGTTTGAAAGTCAAGACGGACTTGTGGCAAATGGTCAATGAGAGCTTGGTGCAGACCGGTGAGATGAAGCAATCAACCAAAATGCAGGAAATCGTCAACGGATTGTTGTCCGGGGACACCATTTTGTTTGTGGACGGGTATGATACCGGTTTGATTATCGGTACGCGAGGTTGGGAAAAGCGCGGGGTCGACGAACCACGTGCGGAAGCGGTGATCCGCGGTCCGCGTGAAGGGTTGACGGAAACGATCCGCATCAACACCTCCATGATTCGCCGGCGGTTGAAAGATCCCGACTTGCGGCTGAAAAACTATATGGTCGGCAAACGGACGAAAACCAACGTCTCCATTTTCTATATTGAGGGTGTGGCTGATCCCAAGGTTGTACAAGAAGTGGAGAAACGGATACAAAACATTCAAATTGACGGTGTGTTGGAATCAGGATATATCGAGGAGTTGATCCAGGACCAAATCTGGACACCGTTTCCCCAGTTGCAAAACACCGAGCGTCCCGATGTGGTCGTGGGTCATTTGCTGGAAGGAAAAGTGGCCATTTTGGTTGACGGAACACCGAACACGTTGATCGCGCCGGCGGTGTTTACCCAGTTCTATTACAGTCCCGAAGATTATTATGAGCGATACCTGATTACGTCATTTTTGCGGATGATCCGTTTGCTGAGTTTGCTTATCGCACTGTTGTTACCGGCGCTCTACATTGCGTTCGTTTCTTTTCACCCGGAGATGATCCCGTCCAAATTGGCGATCGCAATGGCCGCGGGGAGGGCGACGGTGCCGTTCCCTTCCATCGTCGAAGCGTTGATCATGGAAACCAGTGTGGAGGTGTTGCGGGAGGCGAGTATCCGTCTGCCGGGTCCCATCGGTCCGACGATCGGGATCGTGGGGGCGTTGGTCATCGGGGATGCGGCGGTGTCAGCCGGGCTCGTCAGTCCGGCGATGGTGATCATCGTCGGTTTGACGACGATCAGCTCGTACGCAAACCCCTATTACAATGCGGCCATCTCGCTCCGTCTGATCCGCTTTCCGCTGATGATTGTGGCGGCCCTTCTCGGACTGTACGGCATCATGTTGGCGTTGATGCTGATGTTGTTGCACCTGGTGAAATTGAAGTCGTTCGGTGTGCCCTATTTGGCACCGTTTTCCCCGATCAATTGGACTGATTTGAAAGACACATTGATCCGGGTGCCGTGGCAATTGATGAAGCATCGGCCCAAACTGATGAAGCCCGGCGATACGCAGCGACAAGAGGAAGGGGGGAGCAAGACGTGA
- the rsmB gene encoding 16S rRNA (cytosine(967)-C(5))-methyltransferase RsmB, giving the protein MKRRKSAREVALDVLIAVETRHAYSNLALDHALDEADLSPRDRGLATELVYGTVQRRNTLDWLLDSLLKKGVDSLQPWVRQLLRMGVYQLVYLDRIPARAAVHETVEIAKKRGHRGISGLVNGVLRALLRQPSVPEPPSSMPTVERLAITTSHPEWLVRRMMDVYGEQTAIAILEANNRPPAAGLRVNRLKTDRDTVLKRLKAARPEATVEPSPVSAQAIRYRGGGSPARLPGFEEGNFTIQDEASMLVAKVVAPRPGWRGLDACAAPGGKTTHLAELMDNCGHILACDIHSHKVDLIRDHAARLGISIIEARQADARKLDASQSFDFVLLDAPCSGLGVIRRKPDIKWSKEAENIAPLIALQRELLDAVSRMIRPGGVLVYSTCTLEPRENEEQVQSFLARHPAFRADEQLPRLLPETVVEHCRVEKGMVQLLPHQLDTDGFFIARMIKQK; this is encoded by the coding sequence ATGAAACGCCGCAAATCTGCCAGGGAAGTGGCATTGGATGTGCTGATCGCGGTGGAGACACGTCATGCCTACAGCAACCTGGCGCTGGACCATGCGTTGGATGAAGCGGATTTGTCACCGCGCGATCGCGGTTTGGCCACGGAACTGGTATATGGAACCGTTCAGCGGCGAAATACGTTGGACTGGCTGCTGGATTCATTGCTGAAAAAAGGGGTGGATTCACTCCAGCCGTGGGTGCGCCAGTTATTGCGGATGGGTGTTTATCAATTGGTGTATCTGGATCGGATTCCCGCCCGGGCAGCCGTACACGAGACTGTAGAGATCGCCAAAAAACGGGGGCACCGCGGGATCAGTGGTTTGGTCAACGGTGTTTTGCGCGCGTTGCTGCGTCAACCGTCCGTTCCTGAACCGCCATCGTCCATGCCGACGGTTGAACGTCTGGCGATCACCACTTCTCATCCCGAATGGTTGGTTCGGCGGATGATGGACGTATATGGCGAACAGACCGCGATCGCGATTTTGGAAGCCAACAACCGGCCTCCCGCGGCAGGACTGCGCGTCAATCGACTGAAAACCGACCGTGACACAGTACTGAAACGGCTGAAGGCGGCCCGCCCGGAGGCGACAGTGGAACCTTCCCCCGTATCCGCGCAGGCAATCCGTTACCGGGGCGGGGGCAGTCCCGCTCGTTTGCCCGGATTTGAGGAAGGGAATTTCACCATCCAGGATGAAGCGTCCATGTTGGTGGCGAAGGTGGTGGCCCCCCGGCCGGGGTGGCGCGGCTTGGACGCTTGCGCGGCCCCGGGAGGCAAAACAACCCACTTGGCCGAATTGATGGACAACTGTGGCCACATCCTTGCCTGTGATATCCATTCGCACAAAGTGGATTTGATCCGTGATCATGCGGCAAGGCTCGGTATTTCGATCATCGAGGCCCGCCAAGCGGATGCCAGGAAGTTGGATGCTTCCCAATCGTTTGATTTTGTTCTGCTGGACGCGCCTTGTTCCGGTTTGGGCGTGATCCGACGCAAACCGGATATCAAGTGGAGCAAAGAAGCTGAAAACATCGCACCGCTGATCGCTCTGCAGCGGGAGTTGCTGGATGCAGTAAGCCGAATGATCCGGCCCGGCGGCGTACTGGTCTACAGCACGTGTACATTGGAGCCGCGGGAAAACGAGGAGCAGGTGCAATCGTTTCTTGCGCGCCATCCCGCATTTCGGGCGGATGAACAATTGCCGCGATTGTTGCCGGAGACAGTGGTCGAGCACTGTCGGGTGGAAAAGGGAATGGTCCAATTGTTGCCGCATCAGTTGGACACGGATGGCTTTTTCATCGCCCGCATGATAAAACAAAAATAG
- a CDS encoding Ger(x)C family spore germination protein — MWHPHNPWKSTKYFGCLPLFRGMMAWILLVTMLTGCWDQREIEERTSIVALAIDEDPTGYKISVQVPNPIKIFGAGGGGGGGGGEEAVEMLIGRGETLMEAMNDIQNQTNQEIFLGHTRLVLIGEKVAKKGIWPLIDGFRRHPAIRRRLWPLVVKGEAQSVLQVKTRLEQIPTVFIMDMVDSGVRDGSMADMTLGRLYKALYDPAVDPYLNYIQAEKDTVRWLGLALFKKDKMVGTLNTQESAILLQARESKSGDPVSVSCPDRKGEIVFQPDRVKTKYQINKTNNNVRIQVRMRVDGKITEKTCPIDLSQNGTIEKMEKSLGGWYERMGNSVLRKIQKDLKTDVIGLGNKIYAFHPTIWKSLHWKKQYPNAHIDLKYQVQIRRIGLDKK, encoded by the coding sequence ATGTGGCATCCTCATAACCCGTGGAAATCGACCAAGTACTTCGGTTGCCTTCCACTGTTTCGAGGCATGATGGCATGGATATTGTTGGTGACAATGCTGACAGGGTGTTGGGACCAGCGAGAAATCGAGGAACGGACATCGATCGTCGCGTTGGCGATCGACGAGGACCCGACGGGATACAAAATCTCCGTTCAGGTACCCAATCCAATCAAGATTTTCGGTGCCGGTGGCGGCGGAGGAGGAGGCGGTGGAGAGGAAGCCGTAGAGATGCTGATTGGAAGAGGGGAAACGCTCATGGAAGCGATGAATGACATTCAAAATCAAACCAACCAGGAAATATTTCTCGGGCACACTCGACTTGTCTTGATCGGAGAAAAGGTGGCAAAAAAAGGGATTTGGCCGTTGATCGACGGTTTTCGGCGGCATCCGGCCATCCGCAGACGGCTCTGGCCTCTGGTCGTAAAAGGCGAGGCCCAATCCGTGTTGCAGGTGAAAACCAGGTTGGAACAAATTCCCACCGTTTTTATCATGGACATGGTGGACAGCGGGGTCAGAGACGGCAGCATGGCCGACATGACACTGGGTAGGCTGTACAAGGCTTTATACGACCCTGCGGTGGATCCCTATCTCAACTATATCCAAGCCGAGAAGGACACGGTGCGATGGCTGGGGTTGGCTTTGTTCAAAAAGGACAAAATGGTAGGCACACTCAATACGCAAGAAAGCGCGATTTTATTGCAAGCCAGAGAATCCAAATCAGGTGATCCGGTCAGTGTTTCTTGTCCTGATCGAAAAGGGGAAATCGTGTTTCAGCCGGACAGGGTGAAAACCAAATATCAAATCAACAAAACGAACAACAACGTGCGCATCCAAGTTCGCATGCGTGTCGATGGGAAGATTACGGAAAAAACGTGTCCGATCGATCTCAGCCAAAACGGCACGATTGAGAAGATGGAAAAATCATTGGGTGGATGGTATGAACGCATGGGAAACAGTGTGCTGCGAAAAATACAAAAGGATTTGAAAACGGATGTGATAGGTCTTGGCAATAAAATATACGCCTTTCATCCGACCATTTGGAAATCACTCCATTGGAAAAAACAATACCCAAACGCTCACATCGACCTGAAGTATCAAGTGCAGATCCGACGCATCGGGCTGGATAAAAAGTGA
- the def gene encoding peptide deformylase — MAIRKIVKYPDPILKEKAKPVTKFNERLHKLLDDMAETMYDAKGVGLAAPQVGIPKRVIVVDDGNGLIEVVNPELVDMKGEQLSPPEGCLSIPGLLGVVRRAYQLRVKGQDRYGRPFEMEAEDYLARIFQHEVDHLNGILFIDIAERVFRPEEEEEVEA; from the coding sequence ATGGCAATCAGAAAAATCGTCAAATATCCCGATCCGATTTTGAAAGAAAAAGCAAAACCGGTCACCAAATTTAATGAGCGTCTGCATAAATTGCTCGATGACATGGCGGAAACGATGTATGACGCCAAGGGAGTCGGTTTGGCAGCGCCCCAAGTGGGCATTCCCAAACGCGTGATCGTGGTGGATGACGGAAACGGATTGATCGAAGTGGTCAATCCTGAATTGGTGGATATGAAAGGGGAACAATTGTCGCCGCCGGAGGGATGCCTGAGCATTCCGGGATTGCTGGGTGTCGTGCGCCGTGCCTACCAATTGCGGGTGAAAGGGCAAGATCGCTACGGGCGACCGTTCGAGATGGAAGCGGAAGATTATTTGGCCCGAATTTTCCAGCATGAAGTGGATCATTTGAACGGCATCCTGTTCATCGATATCGCCGAGCGCGTATTCCGGCCGGAGGAAGAGGAGGAAGTGGAAGCGTGA